A single window of Rhodamnia argentea isolate NSW1041297 chromosome 5, ASM2092103v1, whole genome shotgun sequence DNA harbors:
- the LOC115732949 gene encoding rac-like GTP-binding protein 5: MSAPRFIKCVTVGDGAVGKTCMLISYTSNTFPADYVPTVFDNFSANVVVDGSTVNLGLWDTAGQEDYNRLRPLSYCGADVFLLAFSLISKASYENVAKRWIPELRHYAPGVPVILVGTKLDLRDDKQFFLDHPGAVPITTAQGEELKKLIGAAAYIECSSKTQQNVKAVFDAAVKVVLQPPKQKRRKKRKAQKACSIL, from the exons ATGAGCGCGCCGAGGTTCATAAAATGCGTCACGGTCGGCGACGGAGCTGTAGGCAAGACTTGCATGCTCATCTCCTACACCAGCAACACCTTCCCTGCT GATTATGTGCCAACTGTATTTGACAATTTTAGTGCAAACGTGGTTGTTGACGGAAGCACTGTTAATCTGGGGTTGTGGGACACTGCTG GCCAGGAAGATTACAATAGGTTGAGACCTTTAAGTTATTGCGGAGCAGATGTCTTCCTGCTTGCGTTCTCTCTCATAAGCAAGGCTAGCTATGAAAATGTTGCCAAAAGG TGGATTCCTGAGCTGCGTCATTATGCACCTGGTGTTCCAGTTATTCTTGTCGGGACGAAGCTTG ATCTACGAGATGATAAGCAGTTCTTCTTAGACCACCCTGGCGCCGTCCCCATTACCACAGCCCAG GGGGAGGAACTAAAGAAACTGATAGGGGCTGCTGCTTACATAGAATGCAGTTCAAAAACGCAGCAG AACGTGAAAGCTGTCTTCGATGCTGCCGTTAAGGTGGTCCTGCAGCCGCCTAAACAGAagcgaaggaagaagagaaaggccCAAAAGGCATGCTCTATATTATGA
- the LOC125314972 gene encoding uncharacterized protein LOC125314972 isoform X2, whose product MIQRSSNVKLYRSMIGPDGWCVHFEKSTRKCSIYPDRPYFCRVEADVFKSLYGIDKKKFNKEACGCCRDTIKAIYGSNSKELHNFNHAIRSSDPD is encoded by the exons ATGATTCAGAGGAGTAGTAACGTGAAG CTTTACAGAAGCATGATAGGTCCGGATGGATGGTGTGTACACTTTGAGAAAAGCACACGGAAATGCTCTATTTATCCAG ACCGTCCCTATTTCTGTCGTGTCGAGGCGGATGTCTTCAAGTCATTATACGGAATTGATAAGAAGAAGTTCAATAAGGAGGCATGTGGTTGCTGTAGAGACACCATCAAAGCAATATATGGTTCGAACTCAAAAGAGTTGCACAATTTTAATCATGCCATTAGAAGCTCCGATCCCGACTAG
- the LOC125314972 gene encoding uncharacterized protein LOC125314972 isoform X1: protein MRFRADKETTLNSILFRFCDPKKKKKKVLWLKNFGNMSTSMNLCLGTIDMAARRPQRKTKTASKTEQSSNSSSFAGFGREKKEPLWRCVENCGACCKLDKGPSFATPEEIFDNPGDVELYRSMIGPDGWCVHFEKSTRKCSIYPDRPYFCRVEADVFKSLYGIDKKKFNKEACGCCRDTIKAIYGSNSKELHNFNHAIRSSDPD from the exons ATGAGGTTTCGGGCCGACAAGGAGACCACATTGAATTCGATCCTCTTTCGTTTTtgcgacccaaaaaaaaaaaaaaaaaaggtcctcTGGTTGAAAAACTTCGGCAATATGTCGACGTCGATGAATTTGTGCCTAGGCACGATCGACATGGCGGCTCGCCGGCCACAACGGAAAACCAAGACGGCGTCGAAGACCGAACAGAGCAGCAACAGTTCCAGTTTCGCTGGCTTCGGTCGCGAGAAGAAAGAGCCTCTGTGGCGGTGCGTGGAGAATTGCGGCGCGTGCTGCAAGTTGGACAAGGGTCCATCCTTCGCCACTCCCGAAGAGATCTTCGATAACCCTGGTGACGTCGAG CTTTACAGAAGCATGATAGGTCCGGATGGATGGTGTGTACACTTTGAGAAAAGCACACGGAAATGCTCTATTTATCCAG ACCGTCCCTATTTCTGTCGTGTCGAGGCGGATGTCTTCAAGTCATTATACGGAATTGATAAGAAGAAGTTCAATAAGGAGGCATGTGGTTGCTGTAGAGACACCATCAAAGCAATATATGGTTCGAACTCAAAAGAGTTGCACAATTTTAATCATGCCATTAGAAGCTCCGATCCCGACTAG
- the LOC125312496 gene encoding rac-like GTP-binding protein ARAC3 isoform X2 encodes MNTGGLKDYVPTVFDNFSANVVVDGSTVNLGLWDTAGQEDYNRLRPLSYPGADVFLLAFSLISKASYENVAKRWIPELRHFAPGVPVILVGTKLDLRDDKQFFLEHPGAVPITTAQGEELKKLIGAAAYIECSSKTQQNVKAVFDAAIKVVLQPPKQKRRKKRKAQKACSIV; translated from the exons ATGAATACTGGTGGTTTGAAG GATTATGTGCCAACTGTATTTGACAATTTTAGTGCAAACGTGGTTGTTGACGGAAGCACTGTTAATCTGGGGTTGTGGGACACTGCTG GCCAGGAAGATTACAATAGGTTGAGACCTTTAAGTTATCCCGGAGCAGATGTCTTCCTGCTTGCGTTCTCTCTCATAAGCAAGGCTAGCTATGAAAATGTTGCCAAAAGG TGGATTCCTGAGCTGCGTCATTTTGCACCTGGTGTTCCGGTTATTCTTGTCGGGACGAAGCTTG ATCTACGAGATGATAAGCAGTTCTTCTTAGAACACCCTGGCGCCGTCCCCATTACCACAGCCCAG GGGGAGGAACTAAAGAAACTGATAGGGGCTGCTGCTTACATAGAATGCAGTTCAAAAACGCAGCAG AACGTCAAAGCTGTCTTCGATGCTGCCATTAAGGTGGTCCTGCAGCCGCCTAAACAGAagcgaaggaagaagagaaaggccCAAAAGGCATGCTCTATAGTATGA
- the LOC125312496 gene encoding rac-like GTP-binding protein 5 isoform X1, whose product MSAPRFIKCVTVGDGDVGKTCMLISYTSNTFPADYVPTVFDNFSANVVVDGSTVNLGLWDTAGQEDYNRLRPLSYPGADVFLLAFSLISKASYENVAKRWIPELRHFAPGVPVILVGTKLDLRDDKQFFLEHPGAVPITTAQGEELKKLIGAAAYIECSSKTQQNVKAVFDAAIKVVLQPPKQKRRKKRKAQKACSIV is encoded by the exons ATGAGCGCGCCGAGGTTCATAAAATGCGTCACGGTCGGCGACGGAGATGTAGGCAAGACTTGCATGCTCATCTCCTACACCAGCAACACCTTCCCTGCT GATTATGTGCCAACTGTATTTGACAATTTTAGTGCAAACGTGGTTGTTGACGGAAGCACTGTTAATCTGGGGTTGTGGGACACTGCTG GCCAGGAAGATTACAATAGGTTGAGACCTTTAAGTTATCCCGGAGCAGATGTCTTCCTGCTTGCGTTCTCTCTCATAAGCAAGGCTAGCTATGAAAATGTTGCCAAAAGG TGGATTCCTGAGCTGCGTCATTTTGCACCTGGTGTTCCGGTTATTCTTGTCGGGACGAAGCTTG ATCTACGAGATGATAAGCAGTTCTTCTTAGAACACCCTGGCGCCGTCCCCATTACCACAGCCCAG GGGGAGGAACTAAAGAAACTGATAGGGGCTGCTGCTTACATAGAATGCAGTTCAAAAACGCAGCAG AACGTCAAAGCTGTCTTCGATGCTGCCATTAAGGTGGTCCTGCAGCCGCCTAAACAGAagcgaaggaagaagagaaaggccCAAAAGGCATGCTCTATAGTATGA